The window GTGTACAGTCAGGAAACAACTGTAGATTATGACAGATCCtgacagtattaaaaaaaaaaaaaaagttttctaagtTTCAGAAATTGTTAGCAGGCTGTCCCAAAGAGGAAAGACAGCAGCGTCGGGACAACCAGCCAGCTCACTACGATTCACACTACACTTGAATCACTCCCTATGAACACTTGACCTTACTGGTTtacagtggctgaatggatagaTACTCCGACTTCCTCTCACAGTGTTTAAGGAAcaatataatttctaaattagcTTTCAAAAAggaacacaatttaaaatgtatacccCATCTCctctttaaaaatgccaaaagATCCTGTTTTAAGTGCTCTGGTTTAGTTCTATGGGTAACAATTACATCCTTCAGGAGGTTTCCAATGTCCCTACCCCCTTTTTTTGGTGTTAATGGCTGTGTCAACAGCAGAGTGGATACTCCCAGAAGTGACAATGACCTCAGTGACTTCTGCCTTGGTCTTGAAGTCCAAACTAGCTCTTGTCATAGAACTTTTGGGAAGGTCTGTTCATTAATGAAGCCAGCTTTGAAAGATGGAGGAGGACGAGGTATTGACCCCCTGTGTCAGGTGTTGGAAGTCTTTAAACCTTGCTTTTCCATGATGTTCCAGAGCTTGCGGAGATTGGACTGTGTAATGACATCATCTGGCTTAAGCTGCAGCGCCCGCAGGTAATTGGCCTCTGCCTTCTGGAGTCGGCCATTGAGGTGCAGAATGGCTCCCAGGTTCATTAGAGCAGCCGGATACTAGgaccagagagaggaaggaaaatgatTAAGAGGCCATTTCAAGCTTTCCTCCATGGAAGACAAAAATCTTCTTCCACTTAGGCAAATGATTCCCTTATGTCTGGAAGCATTTTATGGAAGCAATTTAGCCATTTATACAAACAGACAAAGATAACtaggaagggaaaataaagttttcaaacAGCTGCTGTGTACTTTGTGCCTTAAATAGGGCACaaatagttttcttccttaatGAGAAAGCATAGGTTACATAGGAAGACCTAGTCAGATTGCACTTTCCTGaggaaaaagttaaaagtgaAACAATTTCAGATGGAAAGAACTGAACGTTTTTTTCAAGTCAACACCAAGAAACAAACTATTAAGTGGGGAAAGGTAACAAATCTATGCCCACTCACTTCTGTTCCCTGTCCTTAGCAATATTCCACACAATTtatgcaaacaaaaataattactgatGTTTTCAGGGTAAATGCACTGAAGAAACATTCAAATTCAGCCACCAAAGTCCTTTCCAAATCTAACCCAACTAGGTTAATGAGACAAAGCCCTTAGTTTTAAGTCTAACAGTTTTTAAACTTCTAATGGTGAATATTTACTATCAATATAGCACACATCAACACAGATAAAATATGGCACAGAAAAATGTAAGCTTTATAAGAAaagttttatgttatttgtttaaaagtaaaGTAATTCTCAGATTATTCTGCAATGTGTGTTAATTGCAATACAAAGTTAACGTGTGAAaggcaaagttaaaaaaaaaaaaaggtatgttaTGGAGCACTAGTTTAATACAGGGGTTCCACCCCCAAATTCTCAGACATTAGTCACCAACAACAAAACtccttcccaaaggaaaaaatattttgcttgcaATCTACAAATAAGAGCCATTCTGCTCTTGTCTTATCCCTGGAACTTTCTGGCTAATAGAAAACAGCTAATATTCTGGCAGTTACATAAATGCATATTTCAAATATCAGATAAAGTATTTATGCTAagattatgttttcattttacagatggtgtCAACTATTAATTGTCCTGGCAACTCTGTGATACAGCCTAAAAtaattcacaattatttttatgatttagcATTTTCACAGTGCATGCATTCTTCAGCTGAATTCATGTGACTCCACTCTTTActgaaaaaacaattatattgaaCTAAAACAATGCTGGACAGAGGTTTGAATAGCTCAGAATAAATCAACTGGGAAAAGATGATCAGATTTGGATTTTTAGACATCTGGATTTGAGTTCTTGCTCAACCACCGCCTGTGACCTTGGTGACGTCCCCTAACATATCTGTGCCCCAATTCTTTCACtgatgaaatattgaaataacatCAACATTTTTGCATGTTGttaggaagataaaataaatgtagtaCAGTACATGCATATAGTAGACACTCTAAAAACGTCAAGTTCTTTTCCTTGTCTCATATTGCTTGAGGTCTAGCACATGCATGTTTGTGATTTTTTATGTTGCTatacattataattttcatttcaatggCTATGTAATATGTCTCTGGATGCATACCAAAATTCTCTTAAGCCTTCTACTATGGGGCATTATTCTCCAACTTTTCTACATCATTTTTTTCGTTTCCAAAAATATTGTTGCAAATGTAAACTATTCCTGATCTTCAAAAACCTTTTGGTCAGGATGACTCCACACTTATCAAGAGAAATACAGATGGTCAACATCTAATTTTAAACACCAGTCCAAATAAACATAGCTCTAAATTACATGTGTAGTGAATAGCTCCACCTTGGAAACCTAAAATAATGCCACTTACTCTGTATTCCTGAGAACTTCGCTATCACACCGTCCATTATTATCTTGAGTTTGATGCCTGAACACATTTCTGAATTATGTCCCCTCACAGAGCTTAGCAAACTATCAATAAAGAGCTACTAAACTGATGGTGAAGTGTGTTCACAACTTGAATTACCAGAGATGCTAAATAGATAAAATGTTCAGACTTCCTGCTATCCTGAATAGGAATAcaggaaatggggagggagaaCCACGGTTGGAGACCATTCCTTACTCACCAGAAATAGAAGAAGCCCAGTGACGAGGCTGAGAGAAACCAGATGGCTCTGTGGGATAGCTGTTATTTCTTGAATCATTTTATTATCAAAGTATCTGTACCTAACTACAGTTGCGACTCAAGGGAATTATTAAAAACACTCAAGAGGTTACTGAGTCACAGTGCCTAGGTTCCAATGCCAACTTCACCCTAGAAATGTATTCACTTGGACAAGCTGACTGAGCACTTGAGACCCCCGTTTCTTCTACAAACGGGATGGTAACAGTACTTGCTTCTTAGAGTCGCTGTTAAGCTCATATGAGCATACAAAATcatgtctttttcctcttcctttctctccatcttctcATCATCTCAAAAACACAAAGCAGGACCTCCTGGACGGCTACTGCACCCAAACACTGAGGATTTATGAGATGGCTTTACCTTTCATAGCTCTGAAGCCTTTCTTAGGTTAAACCTGGAAGACATGGCTGTGAAAATGAGGTAGTGGAGTCTACCGAGCCATGTGAATAGGCTTTACTATTATTACCAAATGGCAGCCTGGGTTGTTCTATCCTTGGACTCCTCTCTATCATTaagtgatggggaaaaaaagtgaatattattctaagaaaatacaATTAGGAAGTTAAATCTGTTATCAAATGAGTCTGAACGCTAATTATAATGTTTTGGAATAACTTTCATTTTGCATTATCTACACTGGCATgttattcattaaacaaaaataatcaaaaattgACATTATGAAGTTAATGTGGGATAATAACTCTTGTGGAATCTCACATATACTAATTGTGTTCCTTAAAGAAAACccaagcaaattaaaaatgtgcatatttaaGAACACTATTCAATGTTTTTAAGCATCTATAGATTTCTATTTCCTGAGGAAATATTTTGGtttgaatgtatattttaataaagtaaaaaaagatttttttattaaaaaaatcaacaaacatacATTAGGTCATGCTTATTAAAACATGACTGTAGCAGCCCCCCCACATTTCCCATCTTTCCCCTAACTTGGGGATGGGAGGTGGCATGGTGGCCTCTGGGCTGGGGTCACCTGCCACCACGctgccctccctgtcccctcctcaTACCCCTGTTGCAGACGCTGGGGCCACCCAGATGCCCGGTGGGACCTGGCGAACTCAGGCTGTGAAGACCTGCGGGTCCAGGAGGAGGAGCGTTTTCTGTACTTTGCCTTTGGCAGCAACGTGCTGACTGAGCGGAGCCCTCGGCCATGTTCTGTCGCATGCCCGCCAGCAGGATTTTTAAGCTTGACTTTGGCCAAGTCCCAAGGCAAAACAAGTGAAGCTTGGCATGAACATATAGccaccatttttttaaagtcctggTGAATAAAGTATGAGGAGTAGtgtggaaaatgaacaaaagcaatTTAAGTTCTCTGCATAAGCAAGAAGGGTTTAACAGTGGTACATCTATCCCAATAGAAAGtactcaaaaaggaaaaagaataaccTGTCGAAGTGATCAGATGAAAAATTATGAGACTTCTCCCCTTTCACCCCAGTATAAAAAGGTCATTTGCATGGCTGCAAAAGGCAGTAGTTTGCCATTGGAGTATGAAAAGAAGTTAAATGCAACAGGACCAAATGACTACAAAGGAAGGGTctcagaagaaattaaagaattatcAAAAAGGGAGAAACAAACTCATCAGAACATAGAATATATCTATGGATATAGTCTCTATGTGctaatatattttagaagagaGATCTGGGATACCtctacatttaatacattttcaacaATACTCTGAAGGTTTATCTCACTTGAGTGATTTCTTGTTTTCAGACTATGAAAAGAAACTTGGTTAGGAGTCAGACAATTGCAAAGGGGGCCACAATGCACTGGAATGCACATAAATGGATGTGGGTGCTTCTGTGAACACTTACAAGTTATTTTCTCGAGTTGATGTGTATTCTTGCTCTGTGACCAATGATAGATTTGAAATTTCATGATGGTGCTGGTGAATCACTCTGCActggaatgtttttatttattggcTTAATAAGAGCAACCAAACTGCAGAGGCAGttgataataatttttttttaaaattacaaaaccaaacaaaaagattAACATCACTATAGCTTCTTATTTGCATGAATGGAAACTAATGAAATTTACATACTGGGGTGCTCAAATGTGACATACATTTCATTGCCTTAGGTAAATGTGTTAAgtgtcaacaattactttgacATAAACCATTTCATGTGTTTGCtacaaatgtattaataaaaatggatatagacTACTTTATTCTTATATGGTTGTTCTCTCTCTTCAAAGATGTGGGGTTTATCTTTTAAGCCTTTCATATCTCCTCCACAGAAGTCACATAAGTAGCTTAGTGGGTGACCATTGGATTGGATGTCTTCAGGTCATCTAGCCTTGCTACAAAAATTGTAATTCAGGGAATGGCATCACCATCACCTCGGAACTtgatagaaatgcagaatttcaggtACCACCTACTAAAGCAGAATCTGAATCTTAACAAGATCCCATGGTGCTTTGTACGcttattaaaatttgagaagcactgttctgGAGATCATTTTCACATAATACATTATACTATTTTACAGCTTTTGAAATGAAGTTTCTAATAAGAGAATGAAGTTCCTATATGTCAGATCAAATGTCTAACTTCCCATAAAGGAGAATTCTTCTCTTGGCCATACAACTATTTAAGGTAGTAAGTGTTCAAATGAAACTTTATTAACAGAGCCGTAATGACTAAATATTATTAGACAGAAGAAGAGGGAATAGAACGCCTTTCCACAACCAAGTAAGAACATGGGAAGCTTTCTAAACCAACTTAGATTATCTAGCTGTATAACTGAGACACAAGAAGTCCAGGTGACGGGCTATCTGATTACTTATTGGGTGTCATTGCCGTCTGCCAGCCGTGACTCATGGGCTGAGGAACAGAAGCCCAAGTACAACTACTGATGTCTTCCTTCTCACACACCCTCTTTTATTAAAGACAGCCGACGAAATTTTCAGCATGTTAACAAAGGCAGTCAGCAGCTTGCAACCCAGTAACGCGGGGCTTGTGGCTCCATACAACAAATGACACCACCTCCTACTTCACAGATTGGAGAGGAGAACCAGACCTTTCTTGTTTCCTTGAAGAAAACAGATGCTTCACATCAAAGGGGCTGACTGGCAGCCAAATTGAGGCAACAAATGACATCTTTTTTCAAATCTCTAGGGAATTATGACTTTATTGTTACTTGACTGTGGTTTTTGGCTTATTTCTCCAACattgaaggaaatgataaaagttaaaataatagaTGTATATTGGGGTGGAGTAGAGCAAAGGCAGAATTATGAAGGTTTGATTCTAGTCTAACGCCCTTGGGGCTCCCAAGGAACCCAGCTGAGCTCACGGGTGCTCCTGAGCACACAGGATCAAAGTCGTTTTCCTGGCCGTTGTATGTTATGTAGTTTTGTATGTTATGTTATGAAAGGTATCTATGGAGGTGGAATAGTAAGACCATAAGGAGATTTAGGATTGGGAATTCATGTTTCTATTGGGAACAAGACTAAAATGAAGAACTTTGAACAGAGGACTTGGGTGGGGcctacaaaaaggaaaataagtgtgAGGTTGGAATGTTCTGATTAGGCAGGAGTTGGAAACTCACACACTAAATGAGCTCTCTCGCACGCACTGGTAAATCAGCAGACAAGAGAAGCTCCGAAAAAGAGGGACAGAGATAATACatcaatatttctaattttactgaaatatttattttcatttaaagtgatgCTGAAATTCTCCACAAAGCTGTATATTAACTGTTGTATGaattaaataacttttaagaaaGAATGTCTTAAGTTACCCTGTCCCAGCTATTACTCAATTAATATACTACACATATTTGAGATGTTTTCAAGATAACCACCGTTAACTTCCTTTTTGCATATCCATTTGCAAACTTAAATGAGTTTACATAGTCTGAAGTTTTTAATGGAGTCTCACTCTTTTTTAAGTAGTTACCAAATAACTTGATGAAGGCTGCATATTTCCATTTAACTGTATTCAGTTAAAATTGCTTACTCAATTAAATTTACTGGAGTAGTAACTGTACcatgatgtttaaaaattaatggtataaacttgaaagaaaaatattcatgaaaaagaGTTTTATGCATAAAGTTAAGGGTTCTTTTATATCTATTATGCCTTGTACATGGcagatatttaattaataattactGAATTAAAGTTTTTAAGATCATCTGTCAGGCTTATGGAAAACATAATACAGACTGAGACAAAGTAAGATACCTTATTTCCTTCAGTTCCAATATCACTCCTCCTTCTCTGTCACAATGGTCCAATGCCACGCTAAAAACTTGAACAAATTATTCTTGAttccacacatacacatgtacccATATCCAATTGTTAAGTCATGGCAAATTTACCCCAAAtctcccttctttctgtcttctaatTATAATTTGTCCCTTTCTCCCAACTTGGTTTAAATTCTAATCATCTCTTCCtggattatttaaataaaattattttgatggaAAAGAATGAATGGGTAGCTGAACTGATTGATGGGTGACAGACTAGATGAAGGAATAAACACATGGGTAAAGCCATAtgcagttttttctttattataaatattttaggcatacAAAAATTTCAGAGAATACAATAAAAACTGTCTACTTGCCTAACAAATAAAACTTCTAAGGACAACTGAAGCTCCCAAAATTCCTCAGTGTTCCTGAACTCACACCCATCTTCCCCCAAAATGACCAACATTGGTATTCTAGtgtatgtttttcacttttattttttgtgtacccataataaatgtataatattatatattcataagttttatatttataaatttgtcatTATCCTTTATGAGATGCCATCCAACCAAGCATACAACTGGAACTTGAATTTTTgctcattattttgttttcaaatttatccACATTGATATATGTAAAGTTTAGTTCTTTCACATGCATTCCATTGAATGGCTATCATTCTCTTAAGGATGAACATACAGACTCTTTAATAGAGGGCTATGACCAATATTCTTGTGAATATCTCTACACATACTtatgggagtggaattgctggatcacagggGATCTTAAACTTTGCGAGATGTTACCAAATTGCTCTGAGTGTGGTGGTATCAAAATACATTTGTATCAACATGTAATAGAGGTCTTTTTATTCCATATCCTTAGTGACACTCGGTATTATCTGACTTGTTAATTTTTGCTAATTTAAAGTTGTAAAATAGTATGTTATTCTgtgcttaatttattttcctggttACTAGAGAGGTTCGTAACTTTTTCATAAGTTTAAtagctttttacattttcttttcagtgatccaccaaatgatttttaacatttggaCAGAATAAGCTTTGTAAGGGTTGTCACTTACATGGTGATATTTGAAAGGTAATTTACACAGAGCTCGCACTACTCTAAACAGCCCCTAATTAGGGCTGTCTGGCCCGATGTTTTCCTGGTCAGAGTCACTTTCCCAAGACCGAAAACCACATAACCATTGTTTCTAAGATGAAAAATCTGGTATACACAAAATGGAAGAACCTTAGTATCGGTTGATTTTCAATGCAGGAGAAAGGAGGATGACAGAAATCTGGGTAGTCAGAGGGTGGGCTGTAAATAGGGGCAGCAGGACCCACAAAAGAAGTCTCACAGTAATTGTGGAGAACCCTGGACTACTTTGTGGGAGAAGGATGGCAGCTCCTAGCTAACTTGCATGCAGAATACACTTTTCTTTATGGCTTGCTTCTCCTTCTTTATCCAGAGTCCTTGCGTTCTGCCTTTCTTCTTGGTTCCTTTTCTCAGAGTCAGTAAGGAAATTTAAGATGAATAACGTGTTTCATATTCTCCCTCTCTTTATCACCCTCCATTTTCTACTGACACTGCCTAGTTTAGCACCCCATCCCACGCGGAAATTCTATTTTATCAGCTTCCTATTCTACTCCCCACCTTCAATTTCTTCCTTACTGCAATCTATCTCCCATCTGACCATATGTCTTTCTTAAACACCAATGGAGTTTTAGAGGGTCAACCTGTGCCTAAAGACAAGAATCCAGACTCTTTAGCCCAGTACTAACAGACCCTTTATAATTTTGCACCTCAAAATAATCCCTCATTATACATTCTACAGGAGCCACACGAAGCCTGTTTCTGCCATTGCTATTTTGAGCATTCATTTCTTATCAGAGTGCTCCTCCGGCAAAGctcttcttccattctcttttcaACAAACGTCTGCTCACTTTCCCAATGAATTTAGCCATCTCTAATTCATAGCTTACTTCTTATGTTCCCGTAGTACTGTCTACACACATAAACTGCAACACTTATACCACAAGGAATTATAACCACTTGTTATAAGTGTCTGTCTTCTTTGTTGGAGGGTGAGACAGATAGTGAATTTATTTTAACTGTCCTTATAGTGCTAATGCCAGGTTCTAGCATGTGAAAAACTTTCAATGCTtgctgagagaagaaaaatttgtATGGTTTAGCAGAAAGCGTTGGCCTAGGAGACGTAAATTCTAGCCCAATGGCAatgtaatttaagaaacatttattaacacCTACTGTACGTCAAGGTTGCTGCCAGATACTCTACATACGTGGTgaacaaaaacaatatatatagttttagaGTGTATATGGCTTTTGCTAACTTTAATTGCACACATGGCATTTACCACAAACTATTAGAAGGTACATaatcattatctcatttatgcTCCTCCAACTTGGGAGGTAAGCGAAACTGTTATCCCTGCCTTGTTATAAGCACCATAACGGATTGAACAGACGAAGGACTCAATGCTCTCAAGGAGTTTATAGTCCAGGGCATGCATACAAATCCTTGTGTGTCAAAAAAGGCTCAGACATATCTGCAGGGGAGATGCAAAGACTGAGCTATACAGGAGAGGGGAGACCATGCCCTTGTGGGGACAAGGCTATTAGGCAAAATGAAATACCAGGTTGTTTTAAATCTTCTATTCTTCCAAAATGAGAATGGTATACAACCTTTTGAAATTGGTGGGTCATGTTAAAGCCAAgtgtgtaactttttaaaagcGTTTTTCGCAAACTGCTGAGAGTAGAGTCAACAGTACAGAAAAGCCCTAATAAACAAGAGTGAATTTCAATTAATTTGGAGGTTAAAATAGCAGTAGTAAATATCCATGATATTAACTCTTCTGAgactaaaaatggaaaaaaattattatgaaaaatgaattaataaacaaaatatctttCACAAAAtactgacaaaacaaaaaaccacaagcAATGCAATGTTCCCAACTCAGAAATGATAGTTCTTTGTAGTCATATTTTCACTAGTCATATTTTGAATAAAGTATCTCTGCAAAAAGATTTACCAAACTGTACATACAGCATGGGAAAACAATACAGGAAATCTAGTAATGGCACTGCAAATTCTGACAGGTAATAGAAATGATTCATTTTGATTCTCAGCTTCAAcacagtatttgtgtttttgaaatagctttgaataaaacaaaacagatataggTGACAAGCAAGACACAACACTGTATTAAGGGAGTAGTTTCAATTTGGCAGTGACACAGTTTATCGTGTGTGCTCAATCCTTCTCTCCTACATCTGCTCCATCCCAGCGGGTGTTAAAAGAATGTTCATTTAACTTTTATGATGGGTGTTGAGTGCCACAATGTGGAGTGCTATTCATTTCTATGACAATCAAAAGGCCAACAGCTGTGGTTTGGGGGACAGCAAACAGTGAGGGTAACAGAGTCATTTCAAAGGTGATGGTTATTTAACAGAAAAGATGTATAGTCAATTAAGAATATGACCTAAGAAATTATTCTTCATTGAAGATGATCCTATTTCAAAGACAGGCTTTACTGGTGTCCTTAATTTTACAAGAACATCTCTCATGGGATCCAAATGGAAATAGATCCGG of the Rhinolophus sinicus isolate RSC01 linkage group LG02, ASM3656204v1, whole genome shotgun sequence genome contains:
- the LOC109459565 gene encoding LOW QUALITY PROTEIN: gamma-glutamylcyclotransferase (The sequence of the model RefSeq protein was modified relative to this genomic sequence to represent the inferred CDS: inserted 1 base in 1 codon; deleted 3 bases in 2 codons; substituted 1 base at 1 genomic stop codon) codes for the protein MAVKMRRWGHPDARWDLANSGCEDLRVQEEERFLYFAFGSNVLTERXPSAMFCRMPASRIFKLDFGKSQGKTSEAWHEHIATIFLKSWNKVXGVVWKMNKSNLSSLHKQEGFNSGTSIPIESTQKGKRITCRSDQMKNYETSPLSPQYKKVICMAAKGSSLPLEYEKKLNATGPNDYKGRVSEEIKELSKREKQTHQNIEYIYGYSLYVLIYFRREIWDTSTFNTFSTIL